The Carassius gibelio isolate Cgi1373 ecotype wild population from Czech Republic chromosome B22, carGib1.2-hapl.c, whole genome shotgun sequence genome window below encodes:
- the LOC127987132 gene encoding natural killer cell receptor 2B4-like encodes MDMFHTLAFCCLCCCRLAARLPVPVISRNSSQCSSSSSSSSYCSLVCSVVNVGHVTLSWYKGNSLLSSISVSDLSISLSLPLEVEYQEKNSYSCVINNPITNQTTHLDITQLCQTCSDSVSLIALISVVDGYLLIVAGFCIVCICWKRRKTGQEGQMCDDEITVVIFMIQHSMNET; translated from the exons CTCGTCTGCcggttcctgtcatcagcagaaactcttcacaatgttcttcatcatcatcatcttcatcatattgttcactggtgtgttcagtggtgaatgtgggtcatgtgactctctcctggtacaaaggaaacagtttattgtccagcatcagtgtgtctgatctcagcatcagtctctctctacctctggaggtggaatatcaggagaaaaacagctacagctgtgtgatcaacaatcccatcacaaaccagaccacacatctggacatcactcaactctgtcagACATGTTCAG actCAGTTTCTCTGATAGCGTTGATCTCTGTTGTTGATGGATATCTGTTGATTGTCGCTGGATTTTGTATCGTCTGCATCTGCTGGAAACGTAGAAAAACTGGTCAAGAAG GTCAGATGTGTGATGATGAGATCACTGTTGTTATATTCATGATTCAGCACTCTATGAATGAAACATAA